Proteins from one Neodiprion fabricii isolate iyNeoFabr1 chromosome 5, iyNeoFabr1.1, whole genome shotgun sequence genomic window:
- the LOC124182130 gene encoding uncharacterized protein LOC124182130 has translation MRAAVLIILAIALTALVESSPGIGDTRRPAPYVNRLPPPKPRFRRSADPEPQGSVSATWQKNLDGPERRPSYNVDYQQKLFENKHGSISATGGAQKYPGQRWEPTVGLQGSFRFRRSPEPQPEPQGSVSVTAQKNLSGPERRPSYNVDYQHKLFENKHGSISATAGAQKNPGQRVQPTVGVQGSFRFRRSPEPQPEPQGSVSVTAQKNLSGPERRPSYNVDYQHKLFENKHGSISATAGAQKNPGQRVQPTVGVQGSFRFRRSPEPQPEPQGSVRATWQKNLSGPERRPSYNVDYQHKLFENKHGSISATGGAQKYPGQRWEPTVGVQGSFRFRRSPEPQPEPQGSVRATWQKNLSGPERRPSYNVDYQHKLFENKHGSISATGGAQKYPGQRWEPTVGVQGSFRFRRSPEPQPEPQGSVRATWQKNLSGPERRPSYNVDYQHKLFENKHGSISATGGAQKYPGQRWEPTVGVQGSFRFRRAAESESEEKIVQQD, from the exons ATGAGGGCTGCCGTTTTAATCATTTTAGCAATCGCCTTAACGGCACTAGTAGAATCGTCTCCAGGTATAGGAGACACGAGGCGACCCGCCCCTTATGTC AATCGTCTGCCACCACCAAAACCACGGTTTCGAAGATCAGCCGATCCGGAACCCCAAGGATCCGTAAGTGCCACTTGGCAGAAGAATCTCGATGGTCCAGAACGTCGACCTTCTTACAACGTCGACTATCAGCAGAAGCTCTTCGAGAACAAACATGGTTCGATAAGCGCAACAGGGGGAGCTCAGAAATACCCAGGTCAAAGGTGGGAACCAACTGTCGGACTACAAGGATCCTTCCGATTCCGTAGATCGCCGGAACCACAGCCGGAACCTCAAGGATCTGTGAGCGTTACAGCGCAAAAGAATCTCAGTGGTCCAGAACGCCGACCTTCTTACAACGTCGACTACCAGCACAAGCTTTTTGAGAATAAGCATGGTTCGATCAGCGCCACAGCAGGAGCTCAGAAGAATCCAGGACAGAGAGTGCAACCTACTGTTGGAGTGCAAGGGTCTTTCCGATTCCGTAGATCGCCGGAACCACAACCGGAACCTCAAGGATCTGTGAGCGTTACAGCGCAAAAGAATCTCAGTGGTCCAGAACGCCGACCTTCCTACAACGTCGATTACCAGCACAAGCTTTTTGAGAATAAGCATGGTTCGATCAGCGCCACAGCAGGAGCTCAGAAGAATCCAGGACAGAGAGTGCAACCTACTGTTGGAGTACAAGGGTCCTTCCGATTCCGTAGATCGCCGGAACCACAGCCGGAACCCCAAGGATCCGTACGTGCCACTTGGCAGAAGAATCTCAGTGGTCCAGAACGCCGACCTTCTTACAACGTCGATTACCAGCACAAGCTTTTTGAGAATAAACATGGTTCGATCAGCGCGACAGGCGGAGCTCAGAAGTACCCGGGCCAAAGGTGGGAACCAACTGTTGGAGTACAAGGATCTTTCCGATTCCGTAGATCGCCGGAACCACAGCCGGAACCCCAAGGATCCGTACGTGCCACTTGGCAGAAGAATCTCAGTGGTCCAGAACGCCGACCTTCTTACAACGTCGATTACCAGCACAAGCTTTTTGAGAATAAACATGGTTCGATCAGCGCGACAGGCGGAGCTCAGAAGTACCCGGGCCAAAGGTGGGAACCAACTGTTGGAGTACAAGGATCTTTCCGATTCCGTAGATCGCCGGAACCACAGCCGGAACCCCAAGGATCCGTACGTGCCACTTGGCAGAAGAATCTCAGTGGTCCAGAACGCCGACCTTCTTACAACGTCGATTACCAGCACAAGCTTTTTGAGAATAAACATGGTTCGATCAGCGCGACAGGCGGAGCTCAGAAGTACCCGGGCCAAAGGTGGGAACCAACTGTTGGAGTACAAGGATCATTCCGGTTCCGGAGAGCAGCGGAGTCAGAATCCGAAGAAAAGATCGTTCAACAAGATTAA
- the LOC124182027 gene encoding uncharacterized protein LOC124182027 produces MHFKSSAYSTYDKEVVKLLLHVLESNYDLRVNSSILGLANGNGTVEVTGPGLIGTGEHRTFPIFIHQPTIYHKINIVKRSKIIFLAPFANDVWFVLALLLLGVTVALTYVLAREVRLSDSETAGCRRKVRWELSEVLLVSVGALCQQGTTLNPQAPSSRTLFLAIFVMAALVYTAYNASIIAITESFVNSGTVVSAPSLYASDSPYFVLDKQDTEKLKPLYGAARVEITRIVPSQVLLNVLDGSAVLLADRTSTRDIFHRRCRSMKRLCKVKEAPFAAGTYHRVLNLSHDKYKRIINRSLLRLREFGLLERTRRFLFKTWPLCESHGACCSEAISIYLDDVYPAFYLLGAGVGLSLTLLSIELLFFQCSKWFRRRRMGFPKSQSSPDGWLRLRDAILCMTPPAEESAEDIIDLQNRARTMC; encoded by the exons ATGCACTTTAAGAGTTCTGCTTACTCCACCTACGACAAGGAGGTTGTGAAACTTCTTCTCCACGTATTGGAATCAAA CTATGACCTGCGAGTAAATTCCTCGATACTGGGACTGGCGAACGGTAACGGAACTGTGGAAGTTACGGGACCCGGTTTAATCGGCACCGGCGAACACCGAACgtttccaattttcattcacca GCCAACAATTTATCACAAAATCAACATCGTCAAACGGTCGAAGATAATCTTCCTGGCGCCATTTGCAAATGACGTTTGGTTCGTGCTGGCACTTCTTCTCCTGGGAGTCACCGTCGCCCTGACTTATGTCCTGGCAAGGGAAGTCCGACTGAGCGATTCTGAGACGGCTG GATGTCGGCGGAAGGTTCGATGGGAGCTGAGCGAAGTTCTCCTCGTTTCGGTCGGTGCACTTTGCCAGCAAGGCACAACGCTGAACCCGCAAGCTCCCTCGTCCAGGACCCTCTTCCTCGCGATATTCGTAATGGCAGCCCTCGTCTACACGGCTTACAACGCGAGTATCATCGCCATCACGGAATCGTTCGTCAATTCAGGGACAGTCGTCTCCGCACCTTCGCTTTACGCCAGTGATTCGCCCTATTTTGTACTCGACAAGCAA GACACGGAAAAACTGAAACCTCTTTACGGCGCAGCAAGAGTTGAGATAACGCGAATCGTTCCATCTCAAGTACTGCTCAATGTTCTCGATGGTTCAGCCGTTTTACTGGCCGACCGAACATCGACCAGAGACATTTTCCATCGACGTTGTCGGTCGATGAAAAGACTGTGCAAAGTTAAAGAGGCGCCATTCGCTGCGGGTACTTATCACAGAGTCCTGAACCTAAGTCACGACAAGTACAAAAGAATTATTAATCGCAG CCTCTTGCGCCTTCGGGAATTCGGACTACTCGAACGGACCAGAAGGTTTCTCTTCAAGACGTGGCCTTTATGCGAGTCCCACGGAGCTTGTTGCAGCGAGGCTATCAGCATCTACCTGGACGACGTTTATCCAGCATTTTACCTACTCGGCGCAGGAGTCGGACTTTCACTTACACTTCTGTCGATCGAGCTACTATTCTTCCAATG TTCTAAGTGGTTCAGGAGAAGACGAATGGGCTTTCCAAAATCTCAATCGAGTCCGGATGGATGGTTGCGGTTAAGAGATGCTATACTCTGCATGACCCCTCCAGCAGAAGAAAGTGCTGAAGACATCATAGATCTGCAAAATCGAGCTCGAACAATGTGCTGA
- the LOC124182132 gene encoding proton-coupled folate transporter-like isoform X2 has translation MTDTEIAPEPFKVRFFILAPPVTLLLFGQALTGTVLTDLILYRTCLFSLNINRTECNILRTNASSPEAIKLEAEVQPYASMILLAKSLIENLLPAVASLFLGSWSDRAGRRPLFLLSLAGFTILHVSHTLISIWDTNPWYLVIPSVPAFSFGGVCAVMIAAMCHISDITAEKERTMLMTWLQASVFLGIILGRFITPWIFEHYGYTAVFGASAVCCILALTYTYFIVPETVRDASEESIREVFRISSIRELLLSSLQKRNGFHRPVVWFAIFALTLTGLVFQGEISIEFLFTRARLGWDVQHYSYCSGIGYMLSMPCIVIGVTLFSRVLGFSDTLISGIAFAACLGGSLTEALATKSWHIYLAASIGFFGGAVEPVMRSVISKSVPAKDIAAKSYIVTRGFPFYLEEYIINLFAIGVHKSCRRVENRHSQFQIRRGNNCRSAINSR, from the exons atgacggATACAGAAATCGCACCGGAACCATTCAAAGTACGTTTTTTCATCCTGGCTCCTCCAGTGACGTTACTACTGTTTGGACAAGCGTTGACAG GAACGGTCCTGACTGACTTAATTTTGTACCGCACCTGTCTATTCTCACTGAATATCAATCGCACCGAGTGCAATATCCTTCGAACCAATGCCAGTAGCCCGGAAGCAATCAAGTTGGAGGCGGAAGTTCAGCCGTACGCAAGTATGATCCTGTTGGCGAAGTCGttgatagaaaatttattgccAGCAGTCGCTTCTCTGTTTCTTGGTTCTTGGAGCGATCGAGCTGGAAGAAGACcgctttttttattatcgttagCAG GTTTTACCATACTGCACGTATCACACACTCTGATTTCAATTTGGGACACGAATCCTTGGTACTTGGTGATCCCTTCGGTCCCAGCATTTAGCTTCGGTGGAGTTTGTGCCGTGATGATAGCAGCGATGTGTCATATCTCTGATATTACTGCGGAAAAGGAGAGAACGATGCTCATGACTTGGCTTCAGGCATCGGTGTTTCTCGGAATTATACTCGGCAGATTTATCACGCCTTGGATTTTCGAACACTATGGTTATACAGCTGTATTCGGCGCATCGGCGGTATGCTGCATATTGGCGTTAACTTACACTTACTTCATTGTCCCAGAAACAGTGAGAGATGCCTCTGAG GAATCGATACGTGAAGTATTTAGGATCTCTTCCATTCGAGAACTTCTTCTCAGCTCCTTGCAGAAGCGAAATGGTTTTCATCGACCGGTTGTCTGGTTCGCCATTTTCGCCCTTACTCTGACTGGATTGGTTTTCCAAGGAGAAATCagcattgaatttttatttacaagaGCGCGGCTGGGCTGGGATGTCCAACATTATTCTTATTGCAGCGGCATTGGTTACATGCTGAGTATGCCATGCATAGTCATTGGAGTCACATTATTCAGTCGCGTTTTAG GCTTCTCAGATACTCTTATAAGTGGCATAGCATTCGCAGCGTGTCTGGGCGGTTCGCTCACAGAAGCTCTCGCGACGAAAAGTTGGCACATTTATCTCGCGGCTAGTATCGGATTTTTTGGTGGAGCTGTGGAACCTGTCATGCGATCTGTAATATCAAAGTCCGTACCTGCAAAAGACATTG CTGCGAAGAGCTACATTGTGACCCGGGGATTTCCCTTCTACCTCGAGGAATACATAATAAATCTCTTCGCTATCGGCGTCCATAAAAGCTGTCGGAGAGTCGAGAATCGTCACTCGCAGTTCCAGATCAGACGTGGCAATAACTGCAG ATCTGCAATAAATTCGAGATGA
- the LOC124182132 gene encoding tetracycline resistance protein, class D-like isoform X1, translating to MTDTEIAPEPFKVRFFILAPPVTLLLFGQALTGTVLTDLILYRTCLFSLNINRTECNILRTNASSPEAIKLEAEVQPYASMILLAKSLIENLLPAVASLFLGSWSDRAGRRPLFLLSLAGFTILHVSHTLISIWDTNPWYLVIPSVPAFSFGGVCAVMIAAMCHISDITAEKERTMLMTWLQASVFLGIILGRFITPWIFEHYGYTAVFGASAVCCILALTYTYFIVPETVRDASEESIREVFRISSIRELLLSSLQKRNGFHRPVVWFAIFALTLTGLVFQGEISIEFLFTRARLGWDVQHYSYCSGIGYMLSMPCIVIGVTLFSRVLGFSDTLISGIAFAACLGGSLTEALATKSWHIYLAASIGFFGGAVEPVMRSVISKSVPAKDIGKVLSLTKSLETLSPLAGAPLYTLIYSHYLPPIYPSPVYLLSTSFFAVLILVTVGIGILIRKSRDISYVPVIAEDN from the exons atgacggATACAGAAATCGCACCGGAACCATTCAAAGTACGTTTTTTCATCCTGGCTCCTCCAGTGACGTTACTACTGTTTGGACAAGCGTTGACAG GAACGGTCCTGACTGACTTAATTTTGTACCGCACCTGTCTATTCTCACTGAATATCAATCGCACCGAGTGCAATATCCTTCGAACCAATGCCAGTAGCCCGGAAGCAATCAAGTTGGAGGCGGAAGTTCAGCCGTACGCAAGTATGATCCTGTTGGCGAAGTCGttgatagaaaatttattgccAGCAGTCGCTTCTCTGTTTCTTGGTTCTTGGAGCGATCGAGCTGGAAGAAGACcgctttttttattatcgttagCAG GTTTTACCATACTGCACGTATCACACACTCTGATTTCAATTTGGGACACGAATCCTTGGTACTTGGTGATCCCTTCGGTCCCAGCATTTAGCTTCGGTGGAGTTTGTGCCGTGATGATAGCAGCGATGTGTCATATCTCTGATATTACTGCGGAAAAGGAGAGAACGATGCTCATGACTTGGCTTCAGGCATCGGTGTTTCTCGGAATTATACTCGGCAGATTTATCACGCCTTGGATTTTCGAACACTATGGTTATACAGCTGTATTCGGCGCATCGGCGGTATGCTGCATATTGGCGTTAACTTACACTTACTTCATTGTCCCAGAAACAGTGAGAGATGCCTCTGAG GAATCGATACGTGAAGTATTTAGGATCTCTTCCATTCGAGAACTTCTTCTCAGCTCCTTGCAGAAGCGAAATGGTTTTCATCGACCGGTTGTCTGGTTCGCCATTTTCGCCCTTACTCTGACTGGATTGGTTTTCCAAGGAGAAATCagcattgaatttttatttacaagaGCGCGGCTGGGCTGGGATGTCCAACATTATTCTTATTGCAGCGGCATTGGTTACATGCTGAGTATGCCATGCATAGTCATTGGAGTCACATTATTCAGTCGCGTTTTAG GCTTCTCAGATACTCTTATAAGTGGCATAGCATTCGCAGCGTGTCTGGGCGGTTCGCTCACAGAAGCTCTCGCGACGAAAAGTTGGCACATTTATCTCGCGGCTAGTATCGGATTTTTTGGTGGAGCTGTGGAACCTGTCATGCGATCTGTAATATCAAAGTCCGTACCTGCAAAAGACATTG gCAAAGTGTTATCCCTCACCAAATCACTCGAAACGTTAAGTCCGTTGGCCGGAGCTCCACTCTAcacattaatttattcccatTATTTACCACCGATTTATCCATCGCCCGTTTACCTCCTTTCGACAAGTTTCTTCGCCGTGTTGATACTTGTCACAGTGGGCATAGGAATACTAATCCGAAAGTCTCGCGATATAAGCTACGTTCCTGTCATTGCAGAGGATAATTAA
- the LOC124182140 gene encoding protein dj-1beta-like — MPKTAILLLAEGAEEMEAVITIDVLRRAGIAVTVASLDGSNVVTCSRGVKICPDEQLTDEHKDKAYDVVIMPGGLAGSQALAKSDKVGAILQKQASENRLVAAICAAPTALKAHGLAKGKKITAYPSMKDQLQDDYTYIDEKVVIDGNFITSQGPSTAYLFGLAIVEALIGKPEATTVARGMLCDEYK, encoded by the exons aTGCCAAAAACAGCGATTTTACTCCTGGCCGAAGGCGCGGAGGAAATGGAAGCGGTTATCACCATCGATGTTCTTCGACGTGCTGGG attgcAGTAACTGTAGCCAGTCTCGACGGCAGCAATGTCGTCACATGTAGCAGAGGTGTGAAAATTTGCCCCGATGAACAATTGACGGATGAACACAAGGATAAAGCTTACGACGTTGTTATAATGCCCGGTGGACTTGCTGGCTCTCAAGCCTTGGCTAAA TCGGACAAAGTTGGCGCCATCCTCCAAAAACAAGCGAGTGAAAATCGACTAGTGGCAGCTATTTGTGCAGCGCCAACTGCATTGAAAGCCCACGGACTTGCCAAGGGCAAGAAAATCACTGCCTACCCATCGATGAAGGATCAGTTACAAGAtgactatacgtatatagatgAGAAGGTGGTGATTGATG GCAATTTCATCACAAGCCAGGGACCTTCGACTGCATACTTGTTTGGATTGGCAATCGTTGAAGCCTTGATAGGAAAACCAGAAGCAACTACAGTTGCCCGAGGCATGCTTTGTGATGAGTACAAGTAA
- the LOC124182131 gene encoding UNC93-like protein isoform X2, with protein sequence MPSKENVGGNFIEVKDGRSNFLPSERWRIMKNILMISFAFMVHFTAFMGASNLQSSVNADKSLGTFTLASIYGSLILSNIFLPVLMISWLGCKWTISLTFISYMPFIAAQFYPKFFTMIPAGLAVGLGGGPLWCAKCTYLTVVSEAYASVSELSADVLVTRFFGLFFMFYQMAQVWGNLISSAVLSYGLDATPVNNTINSTLVAEICGANFCAAQTDEENPNLKPPPAERIQLISGIYLGCMVFAILVVAFGVDSLTRYDRGRSGSTTGKSGLKLLAVTLKLLKEKRQLLILPITLFIGAEQAFLFADFNAAFVSCAWGISNIGYVMICYGVANAIAAISTGSVVKLTGRTPVMVFAFILHVAIIVALLLWKPTPEQGIIFFVMSGLWGVCDAIWLVQVNALSGILFPGKEEAAYSNFRLWEATGVTGYVIIIRKGRASRTITDERKNFELVATREASS encoded by the exons ATGCCATCCAAGGAAAATGTGGGAGGAAATTTCATTGAAGTCAAAGATGGAAGGTCAAATTTCCTGCCATCGGAAAGATGGCGAATCATGAAAAACATATTGATGATCAGCTTCGCTTTTATGGTACATTTCACGGCTTTCATGGGCGCCAGCAATCTGCAAAGTTCCGTTAACGCGGACAAATCTCTGGGCACGTTTACCTTGGCTTCAATATACGGCAGTTTGATCCTGAGCAACATTTTTCTACCCGTACTCATGATAAG CTGGCTTGGATGCAAGTGGACCATATCCCTAACGTTTATCTCGTACATGCCTTTCATCGCAGCCCAGTTCTACCCCAAGTTTTTCACCATGATTCCAGCGGGACTTGCCGTTGGCTTGGGTGGCGGACCACTTTGGTGTGCAAAATGTACTTATCTCACGGTTGTGTCCGAAGCTTATGCCTCTGTATCGGAACTGAGCGCGGACGTTTTGGTCACAAGGTTCTTCGGCCTCTTCTTCATGTTTTACCAAATGGCGCAGGTTTGGGGGAACCTGATCTCGTCGGcag TATTGTCCTACGGATTGGATGCCACGCCAGTAAACAACACTATAAACAGCACCCTCGTCGCTGAAATTTGTGGGGCAAATTTCTGCGCAGCACAGACCGATGAAGAAAATCCAAATCTGAAACCACCCCCTGCTGAACGAATTCAACTGATCTCCGGTATTTACCTAGGATGCATGGTCTTCGCTATTCTCGTTGTTGCTTTCGGAGTAGACTCTCTGACTAG gtaCGACAGGGGCCGTTCCGGATCAACTACTGGGAAGTCTGGTCTTAAATTACTCGCTGTTACTTTGAAGTTACTGAAAGAAAAGAGACAGCTGCTCATTTTACCGATAACACTGTTCATCGGGGCTGAGCAAGCTTTCCTTTTTGCCGATTTCAACGCC GCGTTCGTCTCCTGCGCATGGGGTATTAGTAATATCGGTTACGTGATGATTTGCTACGGAGTGGCAAATGCGATTGCTGCTATAAGCACGGGGTCCGTGGTAAAACTCACTGGACGAACTCCGGTAATGGTTTTCGCATTCATTCTTCATGTTGCAATAATAGTAGCACTATTGCTCTGGAAGCCGACACCGGAACAGGGAATCATATTTTTTGTGATGTCGGGATTGTGGGGAGTCTGCGATGCTATTTGGCTTGTTCAAGTTAATG cATTGAGTGGCATTCTTTTCCCTGGCAAGGAAGAAGCTGCTTATTCAAACTTCCGACTTTGGGAAGCAACCG GAGTTACTGGGTACGTGATTATCATTCGGAAGGGTAGAGCCAGTCGGACCATTACAGATGAAAGAAAGAACTTCGAGCTCGTTGCAACTAGAGAAGCTTCTAGCTGA
- the LOC124182131 gene encoding UNC93-like protein isoform X3 — protein MPFIAAQFYPKFFTMIPAGLAVGLGGGPLWCAKCTYLTVVSEAYASVSELSADVLVTRFFGLFFMFYQMAQVWGNLISSAVLSYGLDATPVNNTINSTLVAEICGANFCAAQTDEENPNLKPPPAERIQLISGIYLGCMVFAILVVAFGVDSLTRYDRGRSGSTTGKSGLKLLAVTLKLLKEKRQLLILPITLFIGAEQAFLFADFNAAFVSCAWGISNIGYVMICYGVANAIAAISTGSVVKLTGRTPVMVFAFILHVAIIVALLLWKPTPEQGIIFFVMSGLWGVCDAIWLVQVNALSGILFPGKEEAAYSNFRLWEATGSVLAYAYSPYLCTNIKLYILLAILCIGVTGYVIIIRKGRASRTITDERKNFELVATREASS, from the exons ATGCCTTTCATCGCAGCCCAGTTCTACCCCAAGTTTTTCACCATGATTCCAGCGGGACTTGCCGTTGGCTTGGGTGGCGGACCACTTTGGTGTGCAAAATGTACTTATCTCACGGTTGTGTCCGAAGCTTATGCCTCTGTATCGGAACTGAGCGCGGACGTTTTGGTCACAAGGTTCTTCGGCCTCTTCTTCATGTTTTACCAAATGGCGCAGGTTTGGGGGAACCTGATCTCGTCGGcag TATTGTCCTACGGATTGGATGCCACGCCAGTAAACAACACTATAAACAGCACCCTCGTCGCTGAAATTTGTGGGGCAAATTTCTGCGCAGCACAGACCGATGAAGAAAATCCAAATCTGAAACCACCCCCTGCTGAACGAATTCAACTGATCTCCGGTATTTACCTAGGATGCATGGTCTTCGCTATTCTCGTTGTTGCTTTCGGAGTAGACTCTCTGACTAG gtaCGACAGGGGCCGTTCCGGATCAACTACTGGGAAGTCTGGTCTTAAATTACTCGCTGTTACTTTGAAGTTACTGAAAGAAAAGAGACAGCTGCTCATTTTACCGATAACACTGTTCATCGGGGCTGAGCAAGCTTTCCTTTTTGCCGATTTCAACGCC GCGTTCGTCTCCTGCGCATGGGGTATTAGTAATATCGGTTACGTGATGATTTGCTACGGAGTGGCAAATGCGATTGCTGCTATAAGCACGGGGTCCGTGGTAAAACTCACTGGACGAACTCCGGTAATGGTTTTCGCATTCATTCTTCATGTTGCAATAATAGTAGCACTATTGCTCTGGAAGCCGACACCGGAACAGGGAATCATATTTTTTGTGATGTCGGGATTGTGGGGAGTCTGCGATGCTATTTGGCTTGTTCAAGTTAATG cATTGAGTGGCATTCTTTTCCCTGGCAAGGAAGAAGCTGCTTATTCAAACTTCCGACTTTGGGAAGCAACCGGTTCAGTGTTAGCCTATGCTTACAGCCCCTACTTATGCACAAACATAAAGTTGTACATTTTGTTGGCTATTCTTTGTATAGGAGTTACTGGGTACGTGATTATCATTCGGAAGGGTAGAGCCAGTCGGACCATTACAGATGAAAGAAAGAACTTCGAGCTCGTTGCAACTAGAGAAGCTTCTAGCTGA
- the LOC124182131 gene encoding UNC93-like protein isoform X1, translated as MPSKENVGGNFIEVKDGRSNFLPSERWRIMKNILMISFAFMVHFTAFMGASNLQSSVNADKSLGTFTLASIYGSLILSNIFLPVLMISWLGCKWTISLTFISYMPFIAAQFYPKFFTMIPAGLAVGLGGGPLWCAKCTYLTVVSEAYASVSELSADVLVTRFFGLFFMFYQMAQVWGNLISSAVLSYGLDATPVNNTINSTLVAEICGANFCAAQTDEENPNLKPPPAERIQLISGIYLGCMVFAILVVAFGVDSLTRYDRGRSGSTTGKSGLKLLAVTLKLLKEKRQLLILPITLFIGAEQAFLFADFNAAFVSCAWGISNIGYVMICYGVANAIAAISTGSVVKLTGRTPVMVFAFILHVAIIVALLLWKPTPEQGIIFFVMSGLWGVCDAIWLVQVNALSGILFPGKEEAAYSNFRLWEATGSVLAYAYSPYLCTNIKLYILLAILCIGVTGYVIIIRKGRASRTITDERKNFELVATREASS; from the exons ATGCCATCCAAGGAAAATGTGGGAGGAAATTTCATTGAAGTCAAAGATGGAAGGTCAAATTTCCTGCCATCGGAAAGATGGCGAATCATGAAAAACATATTGATGATCAGCTTCGCTTTTATGGTACATTTCACGGCTTTCATGGGCGCCAGCAATCTGCAAAGTTCCGTTAACGCGGACAAATCTCTGGGCACGTTTACCTTGGCTTCAATATACGGCAGTTTGATCCTGAGCAACATTTTTCTACCCGTACTCATGATAAG CTGGCTTGGATGCAAGTGGACCATATCCCTAACGTTTATCTCGTACATGCCTTTCATCGCAGCCCAGTTCTACCCCAAGTTTTTCACCATGATTCCAGCGGGACTTGCCGTTGGCTTGGGTGGCGGACCACTTTGGTGTGCAAAATGTACTTATCTCACGGTTGTGTCCGAAGCTTATGCCTCTGTATCGGAACTGAGCGCGGACGTTTTGGTCACAAGGTTCTTCGGCCTCTTCTTCATGTTTTACCAAATGGCGCAGGTTTGGGGGAACCTGATCTCGTCGGcag TATTGTCCTACGGATTGGATGCCACGCCAGTAAACAACACTATAAACAGCACCCTCGTCGCTGAAATTTGTGGGGCAAATTTCTGCGCAGCACAGACCGATGAAGAAAATCCAAATCTGAAACCACCCCCTGCTGAACGAATTCAACTGATCTCCGGTATTTACCTAGGATGCATGGTCTTCGCTATTCTCGTTGTTGCTTTCGGAGTAGACTCTCTGACTAG gtaCGACAGGGGCCGTTCCGGATCAACTACTGGGAAGTCTGGTCTTAAATTACTCGCTGTTACTTTGAAGTTACTGAAAGAAAAGAGACAGCTGCTCATTTTACCGATAACACTGTTCATCGGGGCTGAGCAAGCTTTCCTTTTTGCCGATTTCAACGCC GCGTTCGTCTCCTGCGCATGGGGTATTAGTAATATCGGTTACGTGATGATTTGCTACGGAGTGGCAAATGCGATTGCTGCTATAAGCACGGGGTCCGTGGTAAAACTCACTGGACGAACTCCGGTAATGGTTTTCGCATTCATTCTTCATGTTGCAATAATAGTAGCACTATTGCTCTGGAAGCCGACACCGGAACAGGGAATCATATTTTTTGTGATGTCGGGATTGTGGGGAGTCTGCGATGCTATTTGGCTTGTTCAAGTTAATG cATTGAGTGGCATTCTTTTCCCTGGCAAGGAAGAAGCTGCTTATTCAAACTTCCGACTTTGGGAAGCAACCGGTTCAGTGTTAGCCTATGCTTACAGCCCCTACTTATGCACAAACATAAAGTTGTACATTTTGTTGGCTATTCTTTGTATAGGAGTTACTGGGTACGTGATTATCATTCGGAAGGGTAGAGCCAGTCGGACCATTACAGATGAAAGAAAGAACTTCGAGCTCGTTGCAACTAGAGAAGCTTCTAGCTGA